Part of the Methylorubrum populi genome is shown below.
CCGCTTGCCCATGCTACTTCGCGCTCGCCTCGGCCTGGGCCGCCTCGAAGAAGCGGGGGTCGAACAGTCCGTCCGTGGGCGGGGTCTTCTCGCTGATGCCGAGGGTGGTCTGGAAGGACAGCATCGCGCCCGTCGCCGCCACGATGCTGCGCGGATCGGCGACGTACTGGGTCGCGGGCGAGGTGAGCGCGTTGCGCAAGGTGGCGGCGCTGACGATGCCTTTGCCGAGCGCCGCCTCGACCGCCGGGAGCGCCCGTTCCGGCTCGCGCTTGAGTAGATCGACGGCCCGTACGATCGCCGAGACGAGCGTGCGCACGGCCTCCGGGTTCTGCTCAAGGAAGGCGCCGCGCACCGCCACCACCGTTCCGGGCTGGCCCGGGAAGAGGTCGTTGCCGCCCGCGACTAGGCGGATCTGCGGGTTGCGCTCGCGGATGATGCTGAGGCCCGGCTCGCGCACCGTCGCGGCCTCGACCGCCCCGGCCAGGATCGCCTGCTGGGCCGCGTCGATGCCGAGCGTCACGATCTGCACGTCGGCCGGATCGACCTTGTGCACCTCGCGCAGCCAGTAGGACAGGTTGGTGTAGGGGATCGAGCCGAGCGGCTGGGTCGCGATCTTGGCGGGCCGTCCGTTCTCCTCGCGGAAGCGCCGGAAGGCCGCCGCCGGCGCCGTGCCGTCGGTGAGCGGGCCGGCGAGCTTGGTGCCGGCCACGAGCACGTTCTCGCCGACCGCGGTGGCCGCCACCACCCGCAGATCGACACTCCGGGTCCGGCCGATCGCCACCGGCGTGATCCCGGCGACGTAGACATCGAGCGTCCCGCTCGCCGCCGCTTGCACGGCATTCGGCCCGGAATCGAACAGCGTCACCGCGGGCTTCAGGCCGCCGGCGCCAAGCCAGCCTTCCCGCTCCGCCACGAACAAAGGTGCCGCGCCGAGCACCGGAATCGCCCCGATCCGCACGGGCAGCGGCTGCGTCTGCGCCTTCGCCGCGCAGGTCCCAAGAGTCACGAAGAGAAGAATCGCCCACCAGATGGATCGAGATAACATGATCGTTCTTTTATTTAGAGCAGAAAGATAAGATCCATTCAGATCTATCTGCATTATGGACAATTCAATCGAGCGCGCAAGACATGACATAAAATGGAGGCTATAGACCCGTGGCAAGACGGTACGTTGCGAAGGAATGATCGGCGATGCAGGACAAGACCGAGGGCCGGGCGCGGCTGGGCGAGCACGTCGCGCCGGCCGGGCTCTACCAGGCGATCAAGGCGCGTCCCTTCCTCGGCAGCATCCATTGCAGCCACGACCGGCTGGTGGCGGGCAGCTGGCACGAGATCGTGCTGACCTACGAGGTCGGCGCCTGCGGCATCGCCGACGGGGCCACCTTCAAGGCGACCTTTAAGTTCTACTCCGACTGGGCCCTGTTCCAGACCGCGGAGCCGGGCGCGGCCAACTACGTCAGCGCGGAGTACGAGGCCGGCCCGCTAGTGCCGGGGCAGTCGCCCGCCACCGTGCAGTCGCTGAGCGTGCGCTTCGACCAGAAGGGCCACGAGCGCCCGTTCCAGAAGGCGGTGATCGTTGACGTGGTCGACGGCTATCTCAACGCCGGCGACCGCATCGTCATCCGGCTGGGCGACCGGCGCGCCGGGGGGCCCGGCACCCGCGTCCAGACCTTCGTCGAGGACGGCTTCCGCTTCCGCTGCTACGTCGATCCGCTCGGCACCTCCCGCTACGTTGCGGTGCCGGGCGATCCGGTCATCGCGATCGTCGCGGGACCGCCGGCGCGGATTCAGCTCGGCGCTCCCCGCTTCGTGGCCGAGGGCGTCGCGCCGCCCCTGACGCTGGCGCTGCTCGACCGCTGGGGCAACGTCGCCCGCGACCTCGGCGGGTCCGTCGAGATCGCGGCATCACAGGACGGCGGTGAGGCGTACCGGCGCGACCACGCCGTGCCGGATACGGGCTGGGCGGTGCTGCGGGTCGAGGATCTGCCGCCGGCTTCGGGCGAACTGCACATCGCCGTCGCGCGTCCCGGCGCCCGCGACGTCGCACCGGGCGAGGCCTTCGTCACGGGCCTTCCCGACGCGCCGGTTCCGCGCGCGCTCTACGGCGACCTCCACGTCCATGCCCACGACACGGTCGGCACCAACAGCCCAACCTACAACGCGGCCTATGCCCGCGACGTGGCCGGCGTCGACGTCTACGGCTACACTGCCAACGACTTCCAGATCACCGACGAGGGCTGGCGCGAGGGCGTGGCGGTGACTGCCGGCTTCGACGCGCCGGGGCGCTTCGTCGCCTATTCGGTGCAGGAATGGTGCGGCAGCTCGACCGCGGGCGGCGACCATCAGGTGCTGTTCCTCGGCGACGATCCCCCCGGCTTTCCCTTCAACGAGCGGGGAGAGCACAACCGCACCTTCCTCTGGAACGAGAGCATGGGCGGCACGGGGGTCGAGGTCGGACGCTGGCCGGTCGAGGATCTCTGGGCGGCCTACGCGCACGATCCCGAACATCACCTCGTCATCCCGCATGTCGGCGGACGCCGCTACATTCCGGACTGGCACCATCCCGAGCTGGAGCGGCTGGTCGAGATCGCCTCGGCCTGGGGCCAGTTCGACTGGCTCTACCGGGACGTGATCGCCCGCGGCTACCAGCTCGGCGTCTGCGCCAACGGCGACGAACATCGCGGACGGCCCGGGGGCGGCGCGCCGGGTGTGCAGGTTTTCGGGGTGCGCGGCGGCCTGACCGGCATCCTCGCCGACACGCTCGACCGCCGCGCGGTCGGCCGGGCGCTCCGAGCGCGCCACACCTTCGCGACCACGGGTGAGCGCAGCGCGCTGCTCGTGCGCTGCGGCCCGCATCGCCAGGGCGACGCCTTCGTCCACGAGGGGCCGGCACAGCTCGACTACCGCTTCCTCGGCGAGGCCGGATGGGAGGCATTGACCGCCCACGACCACAGCGGCGAGATCTGGCGGCGCGACCTCCACGCCGAACTCGGTTTCTCGGAGCGCTTGGTGCGCCTGCGCTTCGGCGGCGCGCGCATCCGCGACCGCTACCGCTGGGCCGCCTGGGAGGGCCGCATCCGCATTCTCAACGGCACGATCCGGCGGGTCACGCCCCAGGGCTTCGAGCATCCCGAGGAGACTGCGTGGCGCGCAGGCCCGACCGAGATCGCCTTCCGCTCCGAGACCTACGGCGACAGCGACACCATCGAGATCGATATCGGCGACCTTGGCGCCTGCCGCATTCTCGTCGAGGGGACGATCGGCGGCTTCGTGAAGGTCGGCGACCCTCGCCGGCCCGCGTCCTTCGTCCATGCCCCGGACTTCTCCTGGGAGATCACCGGCCGCGACTTGATCGAGGCCGGCGCGCTGCGGCGCGATCTCGGCGGGGCCGGGCTGTTCCTGGCACTGGAGCGCCTGACGGAGCAGCCGCTGCCGCGGGATCTGGCCGGCCATATCGTCGTCGAGGCGGACAACGCCGCGTTCGGCTTCCGGCCGGTCTACTTCTCGGGCCGCCAGCGCGACGGCAGCCGCGTCTGGTCCTCGGCGCAGTTCATCACCTTCGCGGACAGGCAAGGAGCGCGGAAAAGTGCGACCAGATGGCCGTCAATGGCTGATGATCGGCCGTCGGAGCTTCGGTGAGGACGACGCGTGCCTGAGACCGGGAGAACGGTGTTCCCTCCCATGTCGAGGCGCAGGAAATCCACTCCTCCGGATCAATTACCGGAGAGCCGTGATTTCCAAAAGTGCGGCCCAACGCAAGTAATCGAGCCGTTCTTGTTGAGCTCAGGCCAAGAATTGTCGATTCCATGGACAGGCCGCAGCCCGAGGCCGCACTCGCGGTCCGGTTCGGCGGCGGGCAGCGGAGGATGACCGGACGATGTCGCAGATCGATGCGGGCTGGGGTGGCGGTCCGAGCGGACGCTACGAGGATCTCGCGGCAGGCTTCAGGCCGGTCTTCGCCGAGATCCGCGCCACCGCCGTCGGGCGGGACGCCGAGCGCGGACTGCCCCATGCCGAACTCGGCTGGCTGAGGGAAGCGCGATTCACCGCGCTGCGCCTGCCGCTTCAGGCGGGAGGACACGGCGCGAGCCTGCCGGAACTCTTCAACCTATTGATCGAGCTGTCGGCGGCAGATTCCAACGTCACCAACGCCCTGCGCGCCCATTTCGGCTTCACCGAGGATGTGCTAACCGCTGCCTCGCCCGAGTGGCGCGCCCGCTGGACCGCCCGGCTCGCCGCGGGCGAGACGGTCGGCAGCGGCGTGTCCGAGACCGGACCGGCCAAGGTCGGGCAGTTCGACACGGTGCTGCGCCGACGCGGCGACGAGCGGGTGGTGGATGGCCAAAAGTTCTACACGACGGGCGCACTGTTCGCCGACTGGATCCACCTCTCGGCCCAGGACGAGGCGGGCGCGCCAGTGGTCGCCGCGGTGCCGACCCGCGCGCCCGGCGTCACGATCGAGGACGATTGGGACGGCTTCGGACAGGCGCTCACCGCGAGCGGCACCGCGCGCTTCGACGGCGTCGTGCTCGCGCCGGAGCTGATCAAGCCGGAAACCGTGCGCTTCCCTTACGCCATGGCCTTCTTCCAGCTCGTGCATCTGGCCACGCTGGCGGGGATCGGCCGGGCGGCAGCGGAGGACGCGGCTGGGCTCGTCGCGGCCCGCGCCCGGGTCTACAGCCACGGCAATGCCGGGCGCCCTGCCGACGACCCGCAGGTCCAGGCGGTGGTTGGCCGGGTGCGCGGCAACGCCTATGCCGCGGGCGCCATCGTGCTGAAGGCGGCCGAGGGCGTCCAGCGCGCCGCCGAAGCTGCACAAGGGCAAGGGCGGGCGGCGGCCGAGCCGGCCTGCGCCCTCGCCGACGTCGAGGTCAACCAAGCCGTGACCGTGGTGACGAACCTCGTCCTGGAGGCGACGACCGTGCTGTTCGACGCGCTCGGCGCCTCCGCTACGAAGGCCGAGCACGGGCTCGACCGCCACTGGCGCAACGCCCGCACGCTGACCTCGCACAATCCGCGGATCTACCGCGAGCGCAGCGTCGGCGACTTCGCGATCAACGGCACCAGGCCGCCCCGCGAGTACCGCGTCGGAACGGCCTGAGGTGCCTGCCAAGTCCCGCCGCGACCGGATGGGTCTAGGTGCCTTCCTTTGTCCGGGCAGCCGTCACGTCGCCGCCTGGCTCCGCCCCTCGTCGCAGGTCGATGCCGGCCTCAACGCCGCGCATCACCGGCACTCGCCCGAACGGCGGGGGCGGCGGGCTTCAATCTGCTGTTCCTGGCGGATGGAGTCAGCATCCGCGGCGACGACCCCGACGCCCTGAGCCGCACCGCGATCCGCTACATCGGTCAGTTTGAGCCGCCGGCGTTGCTTTCCTAACCTCGCGGCGGCCGAGCGGATCGGCCGCGCGGCGACCGCTCGACCACCTACATGGAACCCTTGACTTGGTCCCGCTGTGCGATGCGGGTGACGCCTAATCTATGTCAACGAGGCACAAGCCTCCTCTGTCACTTGAAGCGGACATTTCACGTCATGATGGCGAGGGTCCGCTGCTGGCGCGATGCAGCCCGACGGCCAGGGACTCCAGCGCACGAAAATCAACGCGGGATCATCTCGACCACCGGAGCGTTGCGCTTCGGCACCAGCGCGATGGCGAGCGGGACGGAACCGATGATGGGAGTGCGTGAGTGCAAGGGACTGGCGGTGGTGACGGGCGCCTCCAGCGGCATCGGGCTGGAACTGGCGAAGCTGTTTGCAGCCGATAGCTACGATCTTCTGATTGCCGCCCGCGGCGAGCACGTCGATGCGGTGGCCGCCCGGATGCGCGAGGCTGGAACGTCGGTCGAATCTTGTCGAGCCGACCTGTCGACCCCGGCGGGCGTCGAAACACTGCATGCGGCGATCCAAGCCGCTAAGCGGCCCCTTGAGGCCATCGCCATCAACGCCGGTGTCGGCCTCGGCGGTCCCTTCGTCGAGAACCGCTGGGAGGACGAACTGAACCTCATGCGGGTCAACGTCATCGAGACCGTTCACCTCGCCAAGCTCGTTGTGCCCGGTATGGTCGCCCGGGGCCGAGGGCGCGTCCTATTCACGTCCTCGATCTCGGGCACCACACCGGTGCCGTTCGAGGCCGTCTACGGCGCCTCCAAGGCGTTCGTTCTCTCATTCGCCGAAGCCATCCGCAACGAGCTGCGCGACACCGGCGTCACCGTAACGGCCCTCTTGCCTGGTCAGACCGAGACCAACTTCTTCCATCACGCCGGCATGGATGACACCAGCATCGGAGCGGGTCCGAAGAGTGACCCGGCCGATGTGGCAAAGGCGGGCTACGAAGCGATGATGGCGGGTCGGGAGAAGGTCGTAGCTGGTAGCATCGCGACGCAGTTCGAAGCTGCGGTGCTGAACCGCATCCTGCCCGACTCGATGAAGGCGGAGCGGCACAGGAAGATGTCCGAGCCAGGCGGCGCAGAGTAGCGGGGGCCTTCGGAAGCCGTTGCCCAGATCCTGCTTATCGATAGCGGGTGAGTTCCTGAGCCTTTGCGGACCCTCCGCGCTACCTATTCGCATGTCCGCTTGGAAGGCGATCTGGCCTGCTGCCGGTTTGGTGGACCCCGTCCTAAGCTAATCGGGCTCGGTTTTCGAACTCGACAGGGCTGAGGTAGCCCAAGGTCGAGTGCCGCCGCGCCGGGTTGTAGAAGCGCGCGATGTAATCGAACACGTCGGCCCGGGCTTCATCCCGCGTGCGATAGGTCCGCCGGGCGGTGCGCTCGGTCTTCAGCGACGAGAAGAAGCTCTCCATCGCCGCGTTGTCCCAGACGTTGCCCGACCGGCTCATCGAGCAGGTCACGCCATGCTCGGCCATCAGACGCTGGAAGGCTTCACTCGTGTATTGCGATCCCTGATCCGAGTGATGCAGCAAGGCATCCGGCTTGCCCCTGCGCCAGATTGCCATGACGAGCGCATCCGTGACGAGTTGAGCCGTCATGCTGGCCTGCATCGACCAACCTACGACGCGGCGCGAGAACAAATCGATGACGGCGGCGACGTAGAGCCAGCCCTCGACCGTCCAGATATACGTGAAGTCGGCGATCCATTTCCGGTTCGGGGCGTCGGCCGCGAACCGCCGATCCAGAAGATTGGGCGAGGCAGCGGCCCGCTCGCCCTCGTCCTTCGGCAGCCCTCGTCGGCGAGGTCGTGCCCGCAAGGCGTTCTCGCGCATGATCCGCTCGATGCGGTGCAGCCCGCACGAGACACCCTCGGCCAACACATCGCGCCAGACGCGCCTTGCGCCGTAGGTGCGGTCGCTGGCAACAAAGCTCGCGTGGGCCTTGCTCAGGATGGCTTCGTCGTCCCGTGTGCGTTGGCTGGGCTGCCGGATGAGCCAAGCGTGGAAGCCGGAGCGCGAGCCACCCAGCGCCGCGCACATCCAAGCAACCGGCCAGACAGCGCGATGCTTTGCGATGAACGCGAACTTCATATCGCGTCCCTCGCAAAGTAGGCGGCGGCCATTTTTAGGATATCACGCTCCGCCTTTAGACGAGCGACCTCCTTGCGCAGGCGATCGATCTCGATCTGCTCGGGCTTCATCTGCCCCTGACCGGGAAAGGCGTGCCGCGGATCGGCCGCCGCCTGCTTCACCCACCGGTGCAGCATCGTCGCGTGAACATCGAGATCGCGCGCGGCCTGCGCGACACTGACACCCCGTTCCCGAACCAGTCGAACCGCCTCGATCTTGAACTCACGTCCGAACTTGCGACGCTGCATGGAGCACCTCCGGCTTCACCATCACACCTAAACCGGGTGTCCGTGAAACCGGCAGCAGGCCAATCTGGCGCAGCTTCAGCACCACCTACTCCGCGCTCGTCTTCTGTCCTTGCCGCATGTTCGACTCCTTCGGTCCTGGCTGATCCTCTCAATCAGCCCGGTCCAAAACCAGCCGGTCAGGTCAGTTCTTGCCGTTAGCCGACGCGAGGAGCAAGATCGAGACGTGGCGGCGGCACTACAACGAGAGCCGTCCTCACACCGCCCAGGGGGGCGAAGGCCCCAGGAAATTGCCCTGGCGGCGGCCCTGCAGGCCGCCGAATAAGATCCGGAAGCTCACCTTCCGGCCGGACCAAAATCCGGCTTACCGCCTTGAGGTCTGCTCTTCTCTTGCGAGCGGGCATTCGGACCAGCAGGCTGGAAGGTCTGCAAGGGGTCGAGAGCGGTGGCTTAGCCTCTGCCGGCCCAATGTCTGTCGCGGCATGAGCGGGCGGCGCGCTGGACGCGAAAAATGTAGCTGGTGTGAGGACACAGAAGCTCACTTGCTGTGGCCCGCACGGAACACCCGAGTTTGCCGTCCGGTTGCCCTTGCGAGGCTCCACCCAAGGCTGACCGCCGGCTGCCGCGCGGGCGACGTGCTGCCGCCCCGGCACTGGAGCGGTTTAATCGCGCAGACGGTTGCGGCGGACGGACTTGCAGCCGGCGACGGGAACAGGTCCGACTCTCGGCTCAACGGACGGACGCGCCGCAAGCAGGTCCACGAGGTGCCTGAGCGCATCTCTGACCTTTCCCGACCGGGCAGCTCGTGAGGCTGACCCTCCACCGATGCGAGGGCCACCATGATTTCGATCTTCGACCTCGCCGCCCTGCTGCTGACGCTCTCGGCCCTGTTCAGCTGGCTCAACCGGCGCTTCCTGCCGCTCCCGCACGCCATTGGCCTCCTCATCCTGGGGCTGCTCGCGTCGCTGGTGCTCGTTGCAGTCGACCTCGCCTTCCCGCAGCGGCACCTCTACGACGCGCTCACGACGGCGCTCCAGCAGATCGACTTCACCGAGGTCGTAATGAACGGCATGCTGGCCTTCCTGCTGTTCGCCGGCGCGCTTAATCTCAACCTGCAGGCGCTGCGAGAGCGGGCTTGGCCGGTCGCGACCCTGGCGCTGGTCGGTACGGCGGTCTCGACCGCGGTGGTGGGGCTCGCTGTCTGGGGCGTGAGTCAGGCACTCGGCCACGCCCTACCGCTCGTCTGGGCCTTAGTCTTCGGCGCTCTGATCAGTCCGACCGACCCGGTCGCGGTCCTCGCCACGCTCAAGAACGTGCAGGTGCCGCAGGCCTTGGAGGTCGAAATGCAGGGGGAGGCGCTGTTCAACGACGGCGTCGGCGTGGTGCTGTTCACCGCATTCCTTGGGTTTGCTGCTGCTACTGGTGGCGGCGAGCGAGGCGCGCTCGGCATCGTCGAGTTGCTATTGGTGGAGGCGGGTGGTGGCATCTTGCTCGGCCTCGTCACCGGCTACATCGCTTACCGGTCCATGCGTGCCATTGACGACTTTTCCGTCGAGGTGCTGATCACGCTCGCGCTCGTGACCGGCACCTACGCACTGGCGCAGAAGCTCGGCACCAGCGGACCGCTCGCCGTGGTTGCGGCCGGGTTGCTGGTGGGAGAGCGGGGCCCTCGCGACGCGATGAGCAAGCGCACCCAAGGCTACGTCTCTGCGCTATGGACGCTCATCGACGAGGTGCTGAACTCGGTGCTGTTCTTGCTGATCGGCCTGGAGGTGCTCGTCCTGCGCTTCGATGCATCGGCGCTCTGGCTGGCCGCTGCCGCCGTACCCCTCGTCATCCTCGGGCGCGGCGTAGCGGTCTCGGTTTCCCTGCTCCTACTTCGTTGGAGCGACGACTCCCTCTCGGCGCGGAACGTGCCGTTCCTGACCTGGGCGGGCGTGCGCGGCGGCATCTCGGTGGCGTTAGCGCTCACCGTGCCTGAGGGCGAGCACAAGCCGGCGCTGCTCGCCGCGACCTATGCCGTCGTGCTGTTCTCGATCATCGTTCAGGGCTTGACCCTTGGCATCGTCGCCCGTCGCACGGTCAATGGTGCGAAAGGCAGTCACAACACACCAGCGCCTTTATGACCGATAGGTTGACGTCCGCAGCATCAGCATCCGCCGC
Proteins encoded:
- a CDS encoding SDR family NAD(P)-dependent oxidoreductase; the encoded protein is MRFGTSAMASGTEPMMGVRECKGLAVVTGASSGIGLELAKLFAADSYDLLIAARGEHVDAVAARMREAGTSVESCRADLSTPAGVETLHAAIQAAKRPLEAIAINAGVGLGGPFVENRWEDELNLMRVNVIETVHLAKLVVPGMVARGRGRVLFTSSISGTTPVPFEAVYGASKAFVLSFAEAIRNELRDTGVTVTALLPGQTETNFFHHAGMDDTSIGAGPKSDPADVAKAGYEAMMAGREKVVAGSIATQFEAAVLNRILPDSMKAERHRKMSEPGGAE
- a CDS encoding IS3 family transposase (programmed frameshift) — its product is MQRRKFGREFKIEAVRLVRERGVSVAQAARDLDVHATMLHRWVKQAAADPRHAFPGQGQMKPEQIEIDRLRKEVARLKAERDILKNGRRLLCEGRDMKFAFIAKHRAVWPVAWMCAALGGSRSGFHAWLIRQPSQRTRDDEAILSKAHASFVASDRTYGARRVWRDVLAEGVSCGLHRIERIMRENALRARPRRRGLPKDEGERAAASPNLLDRRFAADAPNRKWIADFTYIWTVEGWLYVAAVIDLFSRRVVGWSMQASMTAQLVTDALVMAIWRRGKPDALLHHSDQGSQYTSEAFQRLMAEHGVTCSMSRSGNVWDNAAMESFFSSLKTERTARRTYRTRDEARADVFDYIARFYNPARRHSTLGYLSPVEFENRARLA
- a CDS encoding ABC transporter substrate-binding protein, producing the protein MLSRSIWWAILLFVTLGTCAAKAQTQPLPVRIGAIPVLGAAPLFVAEREGWLGAGGLKPAVTLFDSGPNAVQAAASGTLDVYVAGITPVAIGRTRSVDLRVVAATAVGENVLVAGTKLAGPLTDGTAPAAAFRRFREENGRPAKIATQPLGSIPYTNLSYWLREVHKVDPADVQIVTLGIDAAQQAILAGAVEAATVREPGLSIIRERNPQIRLVAGGNDLFPGQPGTVVAVRGAFLEQNPEAVRTLVSAIVRAVDLLKREPERALPAVEAALGKGIVSAATLRNALTSPATQYVADPRSIVAATGAMLSFQTTLGISEKTPPTDGLFDPRFFEAAQAEASAK
- a CDS encoding acyl-CoA dehydrogenase family protein — encoded protein: MSQIDAGWGGGPSGRYEDLAAGFRPVFAEIRATAVGRDAERGLPHAELGWLREARFTALRLPLQAGGHGASLPELFNLLIELSAADSNVTNALRAHFGFTEDVLTAASPEWRARWTARLAAGETVGSGVSETGPAKVGQFDTVLRRRGDERVVDGQKFYTTGALFADWIHLSAQDEAGAPVVAAVPTRAPGVTIEDDWDGFGQALTASGTARFDGVVLAPELIKPETVRFPYAMAFFQLVHLATLAGIGRAAAEDAAGLVAARARVYSHGNAGRPADDPQVQAVVGRVRGNAYAAGAIVLKAAEGVQRAAEAAQGQGRAAAEPACALADVEVNQAVTVVTNLVLEATTVLFDALGASATKAEHGLDRHWRNARTLTSHNPRIYRERSVGDFAINGTRPPREYRVGTA
- a CDS encoding cation:proton antiporter, producing MISIFDLAALLLTLSALFSWLNRRFLPLPHAIGLLILGLLASLVLVAVDLAFPQRHLYDALTTALQQIDFTEVVMNGMLAFLLFAGALNLNLQALRERAWPVATLALVGTAVSTAVVGLAVWGVSQALGHALPLVWALVFGALISPTDPVAVLATLKNVQVPQALEVEMQGEALFNDGVGVVLFTAFLGFAAATGGGERGALGIVELLLVEAGGGILLGLVTGYIAYRSMRAIDDFSVEVLITLALVTGTYALAQKLGTSGPLAVVAAGLLVGERGPRDAMSKRTQGYVSALWTLIDEVLNSVLFLLIGLEVLVLRFDASALWLAAAAVPLVILGRGVAVSVSLLLLRWSDDSLSARNVPFLTWAGVRGGISVALALTVPEGEHKPALLAATYAVVLFSIIVQGLTLGIVARRTVNGAKGSHNTPAPL